The Hyperolius riggenbachi isolate aHypRig1 chromosome 3, aHypRig1.pri, whole genome shotgun sequence genome window below encodes:
- the RERGL gene encoding ras-related and estrogen-regulated growth inhibitor-like protein: protein MNNIKLSVLGSLGAGKSALIVRFLTGRYIGEYASNSDCTYNKQMTVDGRVTNLEIMDACSEKLPPSEELSRVDGVLVVYDISHRASFVCAKTLICSLRETNAKANKRDTEVAIFLIGNKQDLCHMREVTLEEGQMAALEHRCQFYELSAADQGQEVVIMFTAIVRNIVQHSKMKDKRRPSGSKSMARLINNVFGKRRKSV from the exons CGCTTATTGTTCGATTCCTTACTGGGCGATATATCGGGGAATATGCCTCTAATTCTG ATTGTACATACAACAAGCAGATGACTGTGGATGGGCGAGTGACAAACCTGGAGATTATGGATGCCTGCTCAGAG AAATTGCCTCCGAGTGAAGAGCTGAGCCGGGTGGATGGGGTCCTCGTGGTGTATGACATCAGCCACAGAGCATCCTTTGTATGTGCTAAAACTCTGATCTGCAGCCTGCGTGAGACCAACGCCAAAGCAAATAAGAG AGATACGGAGGTGGCAATCTTCCTCATTGGTAATAAGCAGGATCTCTGCCATATGCGGGAGGTGACGTTGGAGGAGGGACAGATGGCAGCGCTGGAACATCGGTGTCAATTCTATGAACTCTCTGCAGCTGATCAGGGCCAGGAAGTTGTCATCATGTTTACTGCGATCGTCAGAAATATTGTACAACACAGCAAGATGAAAGATAAGAGGAGACCCAGTGGTTCCAAATCTATGGCCAGACTCATCAACAATGTCTTTGGCAAGAGACGGAAGTCTGTGTGA